A window of Candidatus Saccharibacteria bacterium contains these coding sequences:
- the rpoD gene encoding RNA polymerase sigma factor RpoD gives MAKKTKDAPRTDAPAGDNAADQPHVQQLPADDAAQVDDFVADISDDSLGTIEPLEGIEPIEDDLAEVDEEEWSEEDALANTSYLDDISDDSVRLYLREIGKIPLLTPQEELDLAYKVKEGDKDAKDKMAEANMRLVVSIAKRYSGRGLDFLDLIQEGNTGLLRAVEKFDPDKGFKFSTYATWWIRQAITRAIADQARVIRIPVHMVETINKLLRTQRRLTQELNREPTNEEIAAAMEIEVDKVEYVMKIKQDISSLDATVGNDDEDSVLGDFIEDEDAENPEESATKQLLREQVQGILGALTEREQKILKMRFGLEDGKSHTLEEVGQEFSVTRERIRQIEAKALAKLRKHKDARKLYEYLK, from the coding sequence ATGGCGAAAAAAACTAAGGACGCACCCCGGACTGACGCACCAGCCGGCGACAACGCCGCCGACCAGCCGCACGTCCAGCAGTTGCCGGCCGACGACGCCGCCCAGGTGGATGACTTTGTGGCTGACATCAGCGACGACTCGCTCGGCACCATCGAGCCGCTCGAAGGTATCGAGCCGATCGAGGACGACCTGGCCGAAGTCGACGAAGAGGAATGGAGTGAAGAGGACGCCCTGGCCAACACCAGCTACCTCGATGACATCTCCGATGACTCCGTCCGCCTCTACCTGCGCGAAATCGGTAAGATTCCGCTGCTGACCCCGCAGGAAGAACTCGACCTGGCCTACAAGGTCAAGGAAGGTGACAAGGACGCCAAAGACAAGATGGCTGAGGCCAACATGCGCCTGGTCGTCTCTATCGCCAAGCGCTACAGCGGCCGCGGCCTCGATTTCCTCGACCTGATCCAGGAAGGCAACACCGGCCTGTTGCGCGCCGTCGAGAAGTTCGACCCGGACAAGGGCTTTAAGTTTTCCACGTACGCTACCTGGTGGATCCGCCAGGCCATCACCCGTGCCATCGCCGACCAGGCCCGCGTCATCCGTATTCCGGTCCACATGGTGGAGACCATCAACAAGTTGCTGCGCACCCAGCGCCGCCTGACGCAGGAGCTGAACCGCGAACCGACCAACGAAGAAATCGCCGCCGCCATGGAGATCGAAGTCGACAAGGTCGAGTACGTCATGAAGATCAAGCAGGACATCTCCAGCCTTGACGCCACCGTCGGTAACGACGACGAAGACTCGGTGCTGGGTGACTTCATCGAGGACGAAGATGCCGAAAACCCCGAGGAATCAGCCACCAAGCAGCTGCTGCGCGAGCAGGTCCAAGGCATCCTGGGTGCGTTGACCGAGCGCGAGCAGAAGATTCTCAAGATGCGCTTCGGCCTGGAAGACGGCAAGAGCCACACGCTCGAAGAAGTGGGGCAGGAGTTCTCCGTCACCCGTGAGCGCATCCGCCAGATCGAGGCGAAGGCCTTGGCCAAGCTGCGTAAGCACAAGGACGCTCGCAAGCTGTACGAATATCTGAAATAG
- the dnaG gene encoding DNA primase has translation MDAKEEVRARLNIVDVIGEYVTLQRAGRSYRGLSPFTQEKTPSFFVSPDKQIWHCFSTNKGGDIFAFVMEVEGVDFKEALSMLARKAGVELTDYQKGDGAAARRRERLYGLIALATRYFQQAMIQSKVAQDYIFERRRLSKEVVQNFALGYAPDNHTGLTRLLMQRGYSERELVDAGLSTRRRSGLGDLFRGRMMVPLRDPQGRTIGFTGRLIDESIKAPKYLNTPATPLYDKSHHVFGLELAKEPIRRSDYAVVVEGNLDVVSSHQAGVGQVVATAGTAMTEHHLKTIARFSRNIRLCFDGDKAGIAATERVIPLGKTAGVSLSVIVLPEGAKDPDELIQAQGVDAWLAAIAQTRDAVEWVIDEYVRRSDPATAAGKAAISSQALALIRQVDDPVQVQHYVDYLAGKLSIPTAPLLAKLARLASDTSPAARAGAQPARPAEQKTIKAKPAGRDPFAREDTFLAINAMLPAARESLLHVKSEDLHEGRRQQLHDVLSTLGQQPFTPDMLRENETYGKIILLQAEERYGGQQWDAQSLYEEALQLASLINAETIKMKLQNIREQMQQAYEAGDEASRTQLALQYQQLQQRLVRLK, from the coding sequence ATGGATGCCAAAGAAGAAGTTCGCGCACGCCTCAACATTGTGGACGTGATAGGTGAATATGTCACGCTGCAGAGGGCGGGGCGCAGTTATCGCGGCCTCAGTCCTTTTACGCAGGAAAAGACGCCGAGCTTCTTCGTCAGTCCCGACAAACAGATATGGCACTGTTTCAGCACCAACAAGGGCGGTGACATCTTCGCCTTCGTCATGGAGGTGGAAGGTGTCGATTTTAAGGAAGCGCTGTCTATGCTGGCCCGCAAGGCCGGCGTCGAGCTGACCGATTACCAGAAGGGTGATGGTGCTGCTGCCCGCCGCCGTGAACGCCTCTACGGCCTGATCGCCCTGGCCACCCGATATTTCCAGCAGGCCATGATCCAAAGCAAAGTTGCGCAGGATTATATCTTTGAACGGCGGCGTTTGAGCAAGGAAGTTGTCCAGAATTTCGCCCTTGGGTATGCCCCTGACAACCACACCGGCCTGACCCGCCTGCTGATGCAGCGCGGCTACAGCGAGCGCGAACTGGTGGATGCCGGCCTCAGTACCCGCCGCCGCTCCGGCCTGGGCGACCTCTTCCGCGGCCGCATGATGGTGCCGCTGCGCGATCCGCAGGGCAGGACGATCGGCTTCACCGGCCGGTTGATTGATGAATCCATCAAGGCGCCCAAATACCTAAATACTCCGGCCACGCCGCTCTATGACAAAAGCCACCATGTCTTCGGTCTGGAGCTGGCCAAAGAGCCGATCCGGCGCAGTGATTACGCGGTCGTCGTCGAAGGCAACCTCGATGTCGTCAGCAGCCACCAGGCCGGTGTCGGGCAGGTAGTGGCTACTGCCGGCACGGCCATGACCGAGCACCACCTCAAGACCATTGCCCGTTTCAGCCGCAACATCCGCCTCTGTTTTGATGGTGACAAGGCCGGTATCGCTGCTACCGAGCGCGTCATCCCGCTGGGCAAGACGGCCGGTGTCAGTTTGAGTGTCATCGTGCTGCCGGAAGGCGCCAAGGATCCGGACGAGCTGATCCAGGCCCAGGGCGTCGATGCCTGGCTTGCGGCGATAGCACAGACGCGTGACGCAGTGGAGTGGGTGATTGATGAGTATGTCCGCCGCAGCGATCCGGCAACGGCCGCCGGCAAGGCTGCCATCTCCTCGCAGGCCCTGGCGCTGATCCGTCAGGTTGACGATCCGGTGCAGGTCCAGCATTACGTTGATTACCTGGCAGGGAAGCTCTCAATCCCGACGGCACCGCTGCTCGCCAAACTGGCCCGCCTGGCGTCCGATACGTCGCCCGCCGCCCGCGCCGGCGCCCAGCCTGCACGGCCAGCCGAACAGAAGACTATCAAGGCCAAGCCTGCCGGCCGCGACCCCTTTGCCCGGGAAGACACCTTCCTGGCTATCAACGCCATGCTGCCCGCCGCCCGTGAGAGCCTGCTTCACGTGAAAAGTGAGGATCTGCACGAGGGGCGCCGCCAGCAGCTTCACGACGTGCTCAGCACCCTCGGCCAGCAACCGTTCACCCCTGATATGTTGCGTGAGAACGAAACCTATGGCAAAATAATACTGTTACAAGCGGAAGAACGCTATGGTGGCCAGCAGTGGGACGCACAGAGCCTTTATGAAGAAGCACTGCAATTAGCCAGCCTTATCAATGCCGAGACAATCAAAATGAAACTCCAAAACATCCGCGAGCAGATGCAGCAGGCTTATGAAGCAGGTGATGAGGCGTCACGGACGCAGCTTGCCTTGCAGTACCAGCAGTTGCAGCAACGGCTCGTCAGATTGAAGTAG
- a CDS encoding MmcQ/YjbR family DNA-binding protein, which yields MHKEFETFIFSLPDTWLDYPFGKDAAVYKYGRDDEGKGKLFVIIAEDSDPLRISMKCDPQLALTLRERYETVLPGYHLNKKHWNTIICSGQLSNDEIRDLIRHSYELVKAS from the coding sequence ATGCACAAAGAATTCGAAACTTTCATCTTCAGCCTGCCAGATACCTGGCTCGATTATCCGTTCGGCAAAGACGCCGCCGTCTACAAGTACGGCCGCGACGACGAGGGGAAGGGCAAGCTCTTCGTCATCATCGCCGAAGATTCCGACCCGCTGCGCATCAGCATGAAGTGCGACCCGCAGCTGGCCCTGACCCTGCGTGAGCGCTACGAGACAGTACTGCCGGGTTACCACCTCAACAAGAAGCACTGGAACACTATCATCTGCAGCGGCCAGCTGAGCAATGATGAGATCCGTGACCTTATCAGGCACTCCTACGAGCTGGTCAAAGCATCATAA
- the orn gene encoding oligoribonuclease: MTKHATLLWVDLEMTGLDPAKDRILEVAAIATDWNFTEYASYEAIIHQPDTVLDNMEEFSHKQHGASGLTEACRASGTTEEQAEAALVAFVDAHFKSGERVILAGNSIHQDRRFIRQYWPTLDAKLHYRMLDVSAWKVVFEGKFRAAKYVKPEKHRALEDIRGSIEELQHYIAKVKQG, from the coding sequence ATGACCAAACACGCCACCCTCCTATGGGTCGATCTGGAAATGACCGGCCTCGATCCTGCCAAAGACCGTATCCTTGAAGTCGCTGCCATCGCGACTGATTGGAATTTCACCGAATACGCCAGTTACGAAGCCATCATCCACCAGCCCGATACCGTGCTGGACAACATGGAAGAGTTCAGCCATAAGCAGCACGGCGCCTCCGGCCTGACTGAAGCCTGCCGGGCCAGCGGCACTACTGAGGAGCAGGCTGAAGCGGCACTGGTCGCTTTCGTCGACGCCCACTTCAAATCGGGCGAGCGCGTCATCCTGGCCGGCAACTCTATCCACCAGGACCGCCGCTTCATCCGTCAGTATTGGCCAACCCTGGATGCCAAGCTGCACTACCGCATGCTCGATGTCAGCGCCTGGAAGGTCGTCTTTGAGGGCAAGTTCCGGGCCGCCAAGTACGTCAAGCCGGAGAAGCACCGGGCGCTGGAAGACATCCGCGGCTCGATTGAGGAGCTGCAGCACTATATTGCCAAGGTAAAGCAGGGCTAA
- a CDS encoding MscL family protein, whose product MLKMTDAKKTEDNEEVETSKATGPQVKAALAGKAIAGATTNQLAGFVQFVREKGVVGLAIGLAIGTAATGLVNQIVSSVITPTVVLILGADGLKDLVIPVAFWGRSAEYDLGALIDALIKFIALSAVIYFIVLGLKLDKLDKKKEE is encoded by the coding sequence ATGTTAAAGATGACCGATGCCAAAAAAACCGAAGATAACGAAGAAGTGGAGACCAGCAAGGCGACCGGACCGCAGGTTAAGGCCGCTCTGGCGGGCAAGGCGATCGCCGGCGCCACCACTAATCAGCTGGCTGGCTTTGTCCAATTCGTCCGCGAAAAAGGCGTGGTCGGACTGGCCATCGGTCTGGCTATCGGTACGGCGGCCACAGGACTGGTAAATCAGATTGTCAGTTCGGTCATCACCCCGACTGTTGTCCTGATCCTGGGTGCGGACGGCCTCAAAGACCTGGTGATACCGGTTGCGTTCTGGGGCCGCAGCGCCGAGTACGACCTGGGCGCGCTGATCGATGCCCTTATAAAGTTCATCGCCCTTTCGGCGGTCATCTACTTCATCGTCCTTGGCCTTAAACTCGATAAGCTCGACAAAAAGAAAGAAGAGTAA
- the argS gene encoding arginine--tRNA ligase produces the protein MKQEATTILTNAVKQLFDSAVVPELSRPDPQFGDFASNVAMQLTRELGRPPRQIAEQLAGHLREQPFFTEVSVAGPGFLNLRVNDQALAGQLARLSEVPQHYAGKTVVAEYSDPNPFKVLHAGHLYTTLVGDVIARLHEVAGATVQRVNFGGDVGLHVGRAMWGIIQTLGGEHPEKLQDIPEAERAVWVTRRYVEGTAAYEENEAAKAEIIAINKKVYALFESGDRDTPFAHIYWTCRQWSYEGFEKLYEQLQVSPFARYLPESECAPVGVDLVHRGLAEGVLSESDGAIVYKGEEQGLHTRVFMTSAGIPTYEAKDLGLAAIKWRDYQFDKGIIITANDIVEYMKVVLKVLGHFHPEVAERSLHITHGLIKLPGGVKMSSRKGNGLLAQDVLDAATEAGSQMNDGRGTDYDVILGAIKYSLLKQRIGGDIIYDPQESVSLEGNSGPYLQYAHARACSILSKHDGELPAVSALTLDEEERILALKLTEYAEVLDRAIVELLPHLICTYLYELTQAFNRFYEKSRVIGDPRQAERLALVTVYADTLRRGLQLLGITAPERL, from the coding sequence ATGAAACAAGAGGCAACCACCATCCTGACCAACGCCGTCAAACAGCTGTTTGACAGTGCTGTCGTCCCCGAACTCAGCCGGCCCGATCCGCAGTTCGGTGATTTCGCAAGCAACGTAGCCATGCAGCTGACGCGCGAGCTGGGCCGTCCGCCGCGTCAGATTGCCGAGCAGCTCGCCGGCCACCTGCGCGAGCAGCCCTTCTTCACCGAAGTCTCGGTAGCTGGCCCCGGCTTTCTCAACCTGCGTGTCAACGACCAGGCGCTGGCCGGCCAGCTGGCCCGTCTGTCAGAGGTACCTCAACACTATGCCGGCAAGACGGTCGTTGCAGAATACTCAGACCCCAATCCGTTCAAGGTGCTGCACGCCGGTCATCTCTACACCACTCTGGTGGGAGACGTTATTGCCCGGCTGCATGAAGTGGCCGGTGCCACGGTGCAGCGGGTCAACTTCGGCGGTGACGTCGGTCTGCATGTCGGCAGGGCCATGTGGGGCATCATCCAGACGCTCGGTGGGGAACACCCCGAGAAACTACAGGATATCCCAGAGGCCGAACGCGCCGTCTGGGTGACCCGCCGCTACGTCGAAGGCACCGCCGCCTATGAAGAAAATGAGGCGGCCAAGGCCGAAATAATTGCCATTAATAAAAAAGTGTATGCACTATTTGAAAGTGGCGATCGCGATACTCCATTCGCACACATTTATTGGACCTGCCGCCAGTGGAGCTACGAAGGCTTTGAAAAGCTCTATGAACAACTACAGGTCTCGCCGTTCGCGCGCTACCTGCCAGAAAGCGAATGCGCCCCGGTCGGCGTCGACCTTGTGCATCGCGGCCTGGCCGAAGGTGTGCTGAGTGAATCCGACGGCGCTATCGTCTACAAAGGGGAAGAGCAGGGCTTACACACCCGCGTCTTCATGACCTCGGCTGGCATCCCTACCTATGAGGCCAAGGATCTTGGCCTGGCCGCCATCAAATGGCGCGATTACCAGTTCGATAAAGGTATCATCATCACCGCCAACGACATAGTTGAATACATGAAGGTGGTACTCAAAGTGCTTGGGCACTTCCATCCCGAAGTCGCCGAACGCAGCCTGCACATCACCCACGGCCTGATCAAGCTGCCAGGCGGCGTCAAGATGAGCAGCCGAAAGGGCAACGGCCTGCTGGCCCAGGATGTCTTGGACGCCGCCACTGAGGCCGGTTCCCAGATGAATGATGGCCGCGGCACGGACTACGACGTCATCCTTGGCGCCATCAAATATTCACTTTTGAAACAGCGCATCGGTGGCGACATAATTTATGATCCACAGGAATCGGTCAGCCTGGAAGGGAACTCCGGACCGTACCTGCAGTATGCTCACGCCCGGGCCTGCAGCATTCTTTCCAAACATGACGGCGAGCTCCCGGCTGTCTCTGCGCTGACGCTGGACGAAGAGGAGCGCATCCTAGCCCTCAAACTGACCGAATATGCCGAAGTCCTCGACCGCGCCATCGTCGAGCTGTTGCCGCACCTGATCTGCACCTATCTCTACGAGCTGACCCAGGCCTTCAACCGCTTCTACGAGAAGAGCCGGGTCATCGGAGATCCGCGCCAAGCCGAGCGGTTGGCGCTGGTCACGGTCTATGCAGATACTTTGCGCCGCGGCTTGCAGCTGCTCGGCATCACCGCGCCCGAGCGCCTGTAG
- a CDS encoding CTP synthase has translation MNTSPTRYLFVTGGVLSGVGKGITASSIGAVLKARGLKVTMQKCDPYLNVDAGTLNPAEHGECFVTRDGAETDLDLGHYERFLNEDMTRRSITLSGFVLRNLIQDERNGKFLGKTVQLVPHFTNALQEAIVAAGEGSDVHIVEIGGTAGDIEGAPFLEAIRELAAKVGRDHCQFVNVVYVPYLSASKEFKTKPAQNAMRDLRQYGIIPDVIVARTERPVTDGIVRKLSMFGGVRENAVIVLSNADTVYRVPLTIREKGVDDLLLSNFHIEAPEADMSAWEDAVKKATTQYDDKVRIGVVAKYLDNEDTYISVLEALKAAAWNESTSLEYEWVSAEAFETHGQELIDKYDGLLVPGGFGSRGTEGKIAAASYALEAGVPYLGICLGMQVAVIAAVRRGGETRATSEEFTPGTEHNAIYIMEDQKGKEATGGTMRLGDYPCEIAEGSLAERVYGSRHIVERHRHRYEVNRAFEQLMNEGGLRVSGASADGRLVEMVEAVDHPYFIATQAHPEFKSRPTVPHPLFTGLIRAAKAAAKT, from the coding sequence ATGAATACATCCCCCACCCGTTATCTGTTTGTGACAGGGGGCGTGCTCTCCGGTGTCGGCAAGGGCATCACGGCGTCATCTATCGGCGCCGTTTTAAAAGCCCGTGGCCTTAAGGTGACGATGCAGAAGTGCGACCCATATCTTAATGTCGATGCTGGCACGCTCAACCCGGCCGAACATGGCGAATGTTTCGTCACGCGCGACGGCGCCGAAACGGACCTCGACCTCGGACACTACGAGCGTTTTTTGAATGAGGACATGACGCGCCGCAGCATTACTTTGTCCGGTTTTGTGCTGCGCAACCTTATCCAGGACGAGCGTAACGGTAAGTTTTTGGGCAAGACGGTCCAGCTGGTGCCGCACTTCACTAATGCGTTGCAGGAGGCCATCGTGGCAGCGGGTGAGGGATCCGACGTGCACATCGTTGAGATCGGTGGCACGGCCGGCGATATCGAGGGTGCGCCGTTCCTGGAGGCTATCCGCGAACTGGCCGCCAAGGTCGGCCGCGACCACTGCCAGTTCGTCAATGTCGTCTACGTGCCATACCTCTCTGCTAGCAAGGAATTCAAGACCAAGCCTGCCCAGAACGCCATGCGCGACCTGCGGCAATACGGCATCATCCCCGATGTCATCGTGGCCCGTACCGAGCGGCCGGTCACCGATGGTATAGTCCGTAAGCTCAGTATGTTCGGGGGTGTCCGTGAGAATGCCGTCATCGTGCTCAGCAACGCCGACACCGTCTATCGCGTGCCGTTGACCATCCGCGAGAAGGGCGTTGATGATCTGCTGCTGTCAAACTTCCACATCGAAGCCCCGGAAGCGGATATGTCTGCTTGGGAAGACGCCGTCAAGAAGGCGACGACCCAGTACGACGATAAGGTCAGGATCGGCGTCGTGGCCAAATATCTCGATAACGAAGATACTTACATCTCAGTCCTGGAGGCCCTCAAGGCTGCCGCCTGGAACGAATCCACCTCACTTGAGTATGAATGGGTCAGCGCCGAAGCCTTCGAGACACATGGCCAGGAACTGATTGATAAATATGACGGTCTGTTGGTGCCGGGCGGCTTCGGCTCACGTGGCACCGAGGGTAAGATCGCTGCGGCCAGCTACGCGCTGGAGGCCGGCGTGCCGTACCTTGGCATCTGCCTGGGCATGCAGGTGGCGGTCATCGCCGCCGTCCGCCGCGGCGGTGAAACGCGGGCAACCAGCGAAGAATTCACGCCTGGCACTGAACACAATGCCATCTACATCATGGAAGACCAGAAGGGCAAGGAGGCCACCGGCGGCACTATGCGCTTAGGTGACTATCCCTGTGAAATCGCCGAAGGCTCCCTGGCCGAACGGGTCTATGGCAGCCGCCATATCGTCGAGCGCCACCGTCACCGCTATGAGGTCAACCGCGCCTTTGAGCAGCTGATGAACGAGGGTGGCCTGCGGGTCAGCGGCGCCTCCGCCGACGGCCGGCTGGTCGAGATGGTCGAGGCTGTCGACCATCCGTACTTCATCGCCACCCAGGCGCATCCGGAGTTCAAGTCGCGGCCGACGGTGCCGCATCCGTTGTTCACCGGTCTGATCCGGGCGGCCAAGGCGGCAGCTAAGACATAG
- a CDS encoding prepilin-type N-terminal cleavage/methylation domain-containing protein produces the protein MRRAYGFAIVELLIVTVVIGILAVIAYATYRDGQERDMVTNRPQPPIGQYMKREDSQIRGGPLHYDNDGDVQAANCTGTQQYFTIDRDSIIGNYGVRPAITTSSLTFGKSSCTKYFLFPVV, from the coding sequence ATGCGTCGCGCTTATGGCTTTGCTATCGTCGAACTGCTGATCGTGACGGTCGTCATCGGTATCCTGGCGGTAATCGCCTATGCGACCTACCGCGATGGCCAGGAGAGGGATATGGTCACAAACCGCCCGCAGCCCCCTATCGGGCAATACATGAAGCGCGAAGACTCTCAGATCCGGGGCGGCCCACTACACTACGACAACGATGGCGACGTGCAGGCCGCCAACTGCACCGGCACCCAGCAGTACTTCACGATCGACCGCGATTCCATCATCGGCAACTACGGGGTGCGGCCAGCTATTACCACAAGCAGTTTGACATTTGGCAAAAGCAGTTGTACTAAATACTTCCTTTTCCCTGTTGTTTAG
- a CDS encoding ABC transporter ATP-binding protein: protein MRSHPVIELTNLSKMFGYGDATTVALDSISLSIKKGEFVAIMGPSGSGKTTLMNILGLLDTPTHGDYALSGQIVGRLSSRKRAKIRRTKIGFVFQSFNLLGRMNVLDNVSLPLMYSGKSKLSRIHAASRLLKTFGLQEREYYMPHQLSGGQLQRVAIARALVNRPSIILADEPTGNLDSRASEIIMHEFREIHKRGNTIVMVTHNPALTVYADRVIQMVDGRIASDSSERKAARRASNRPVASTAPKGRAS from the coding sequence ATGAGAAGCCACCCAGTCATTGAACTCACCAACCTTAGCAAGATGTTCGGCTACGGCGACGCCACCACCGTCGCTCTGGACAGTATTTCCCTCAGCATTAAAAAGGGTGAATTCGTGGCCATCATGGGGCCCAGCGGCTCGGGCAAGACGACGCTTATGAACATCCTTGGCCTGCTCGACACCCCGACCCACGGCGACTACGCCTTGAGCGGCCAGATCGTCGGCCGGCTCAGCAGCCGCAAGCGCGCCAAGATCCGGCGCACCAAGATCGGCTTCGTCTTCCAGAGTTTCAACCTGCTGGGCCGCATGAACGTGCTCGATAACGTCTCCCTACCCTTGATGTACAGCGGCAAGTCAAAACTCAGCCGCATCCATGCCGCCAGCCGCCTGCTCAAGACGTTCGGGTTACAGGAGCGCGAATATTATATGCCGCACCAGCTCTCCGGCGGCCAGCTGCAGCGCGTCGCCATCGCCCGGGCGCTGGTCAACCGGCCGTCCATCATCCTGGCCGATGAACCCACCGGCAACCTCGACTCCCGCGCCAGCGAAATCATCATGCACGAGTTCCGCGAGATCCATAAGCGTGGCAATACCATCGTCATGGTCACCCACAACCCCGCCCTGACCGTCTACGCCGACCGCGTCATCCAGATGGTCGACGGCCGCATCGCCAGCGACAGCAGCGAGCGCAAGGCCGCCCGCCGTGCCAGCAACCGACCGGTCGCCAGCACCGCTCCGAAAGGCCGTGCCTCATGA